From one Chlamydiifrater phoenicopteri genomic stretch:
- the pepF gene encoding oligoendopeptidase F — protein sequence MTAATEPQNKTEKPLLRSSVEEKDTWDISKMFPTTEAWKEAFLALSLDQDSVIAPQKYTLSDPDSVQSLLENLFARQRTVEKLYVYAHLAHDQDITHQESSENYKSVTLFYTRFCEEISWIRPSLVNLSPEIIEKLRSAPQLSAYKFYLENIFRAAEHTGTEREEAIIAASASALDATMKTFSSLNDSEIPFGQATDSKGETHPISHALASLYMQSTDRELRRSTYVSQRERYLNYKHTFSNLLFGRVNAHWFLAKASKFSSCIESALFTNNIPVDVYTNLLQTVKSNTEITSRYYKIKKKALCLETFFAYDIYAPISESVQTKYDYEEAVSLTLEALAPLGEDYLDKLHHGLTTNRWVDKYENLNKRSGAYSSGCYDSMPYILLNYTGTVYDVSVLAHEAGHSMHTLYSVLNQPYQNAQYPIFLAEIASTLNEMLLMQHLIKKAKSKEEKISLITRTLDTIFATLVRQTMFADFEYQIHSSVEKGMPLTADFLNSIYENLLKEYYGDGVCWPEDAAIEWARIPHFYYNFYVYQYATGIIASLSFAERILSNEAGALNDYLTFLKSGGSDFPLNILKNAGLDMSSPEPSRKAFSFISKLLDELEHLLA from the coding sequence ATGACAGCAGCGACAGAACCACAAAATAAGACTGAAAAACCTTTATTAAGGTCCTCCGTAGAAGAAAAAGACACCTGGGATATCTCCAAAATGTTCCCCACCACTGAAGCTTGGAAAGAAGCCTTCTTAGCTTTGTCTCTGGACCAAGATTCTGTCATTGCTCCTCAAAAATATACTCTATCAGACCCTGACTCTGTTCAATCGTTGCTAGAAAACCTTTTTGCGAGACAAAGAACAGTAGAAAAACTATATGTTTACGCTCACCTCGCACACGACCAAGATATTACCCACCAAGAATCTAGCGAAAATTATAAGTCTGTAACGCTGTTTTATACTCGCTTCTGTGAAGAAATTTCTTGGATACGCCCCTCTCTAGTAAACCTTAGTCCAGAAATCATTGAAAAATTACGCTCAGCCCCCCAATTGTCCGCGTATAAATTCTATTTGGAAAACATTTTTCGAGCAGCAGAACATACCGGCACAGAACGAGAAGAGGCTATCATAGCGGCCTCAGCATCTGCTTTAGACGCTACGATGAAAACCTTCTCCTCTCTGAACGATTCGGAAATTCCTTTTGGCCAAGCAACGGACTCTAAGGGAGAAACCCATCCTATATCTCATGCACTAGCTTCCTTATATATGCAATCTACTGATAGAGAGCTAAGGAGATCTACTTACGTATCCCAAAGGGAACGCTATTTAAATTATAAACACACTTTCTCTAATTTATTGTTTGGACGCGTTAATGCTCACTGGTTCTTAGCAAAAGCCTCTAAATTTTCTTCTTGCATAGAATCAGCTCTTTTCACAAACAACATTCCCGTCGATGTCTATACAAATCTACTGCAAACAGTGAAATCTAATACTGAGATCACCAGTAGGTATTACAAAATCAAAAAGAAAGCTCTGTGTCTTGAAACTTTCTTTGCTTACGATATCTATGCCCCCATTTCTGAATCTGTGCAAACAAAATACGACTACGAAGAAGCCGTATCACTGACACTAGAAGCTTTAGCCCCTTTAGGTGAGGATTATTTAGATAAATTGCATCACGGACTCACAACAAATCGCTGGGTAGATAAATACGAAAATCTTAACAAAAGGTCTGGAGCATATTCCTCTGGATGCTACGACAGTATGCCCTACATCCTATTAAACTATACGGGAACCGTCTACGACGTCTCCGTCCTTGCTCACGAAGCTGGGCACAGCATGCATACTTTATACAGCGTACTCAATCAGCCCTACCAAAATGCCCAATATCCAATATTTCTAGCAGAAATAGCCTCCACCTTAAACGAGATGCTGCTAATGCAGCACCTAATCAAAAAGGCTAAAAGCAAAGAAGAAAAGATCTCTCTAATAACGAGAACACTAGACACTATCTTTGCTACTTTAGTCCGACAAACTATGTTTGCTGACTTTGAATATCAAATACACTCTTCTGTAGAAAAAGGTATGCCTTTGACCGCAGATTTTCTAAACTCAATCTATGAAAACCTTCTCAAAGAGTACTACGGAGACGGAGTTTGTTGGCCTGAAGATGCTGCCATTGAATGGGCTCGAATTCCCCACTTTTACTATAACTTCTACGTATATCAGTACGCTACAGGCATTATAGCCTCTCTTTCCTTTGCTGAGAGAATCCTATCCAATGAGGCAGGTGCTTTAAATGACTATCTGACATTTTTGAAAAGCGGGGGATCTGATTTCCCACTAAACATTTTGAAAAATGCTGGTTTGGACATGTCTAGCCCGGAACCATCAAGAAAAGCTTTCTCGTTTATTTCAAAACTATTGGATGAATTAGAACATCTCTTAGCATAA
- a CDS encoding Nif3-like dinuclear metal center hexameric protein: MLVKELLDVLDSLLSPHLFKDCCPNGLQVGKEDSHVGRVATAVTADLKTIQLAAEKDVQTLIVHHGIFWPGLKTLTGHLFARTQALISQNINLLAYHLPLDAHPTLGNNAGAARTLGWEQIKPFGPPALNVGYSGRFPPVSVEEFQQTLSSYYGAPLAYVHAGKPIVSSAALISGSAYKEISLAAKEGFDCFITGTFDEPAWSLAHEEHINFFAFGHTNTERVGVKMLATYLQEELSLPTEFLNTDNPF, encoded by the coding sequence ATGCTAGTTAAAGAACTTCTAGACGTTTTAGATTCCCTTCTTTCCCCCCACCTATTCAAAGATTGTTGCCCCAACGGACTGCAAGTAGGTAAAGAAGATTCTCATGTAGGGCGGGTGGCTACAGCCGTAACCGCCGATTTGAAAACCATACAACTCGCTGCAGAAAAAGACGTCCAAACACTTATTGTTCATCATGGAATTTTTTGGCCCGGATTAAAAACCCTTACTGGACATCTATTTGCAAGAACTCAGGCATTAATATCTCAGAATATTAACTTATTAGCCTACCACCTGCCTCTAGATGCTCACCCTACTTTAGGAAATAATGCTGGAGCTGCTAGAACCTTGGGATGGGAACAAATAAAGCCTTTCGGCCCTCCAGCCTTAAACGTCGGATACTCTGGACGCTTCCCCCCAGTTTCTGTAGAAGAGTTCCAACAAACACTTTCCTCTTATTACGGCGCTCCCTTAGCCTACGTCCACGCAGGCAAGCCTATAGTTTCCTCCGCAGCACTCATATCAGGAAGTGCTTACAAAGAAATTTCCTTAGCAGCAAAAGAAGGCTTCGATTGCTTTATCACAGGAACCTTCGATGAACCCGCCTGGTCCTTGGCGCACGAAGAACATATTAACTTTTTCGCTTTTGGACACACAAACACTGAACGAGTAGGAGTTAAGATGCTGGCAACATACCTTCAAGAAGAATTATCTTTGCCAACAGAGTTTCTCAACACAGACAATCCGTTTTAA
- the rpiA gene encoding ribose-5-phosphate isomerase RpiA yields the protein MVLDSNKQSELKRILAKKAAQEVVSGMFVGLGTGSTASLFINELAKRVHDEGIKVDAVASSVSSARLATQLGIRLLADFDYPLLDLTVDGADEVDPFCQLIKGGGGAMTREKIVMSSSRRTIILIDETKEVDVLGAFGVPVEILLFGANSTVRRLNEMGYSGCFRKKNNEIVFSDNGNPIFDISYPKQFFDPSEDISKILSIPGVVEVGLIVGGYYDVWVGSSDGSVRKKISQKKGKE from the coding sequence ATGGTTCTTGATTCTAATAAACAGTCGGAGCTAAAAAGAATTTTAGCTAAAAAAGCTGCACAAGAAGTAGTTTCTGGGATGTTTGTTGGTCTAGGAACTGGTTCGACTGCTTCATTATTTATTAATGAGTTGGCGAAGAGGGTTCACGATGAAGGTATTAAAGTGGATGCTGTGGCTTCCTCTGTCTCTTCTGCGCGCTTAGCTACCCAACTAGGGATCCGGTTGCTGGCAGATTTTGATTACCCCTTGTTGGATTTAACAGTTGATGGAGCAGATGAAGTGGACCCCTTTTGTCAATTAATTAAGGGAGGAGGGGGGGCTATGACCCGAGAAAAAATAGTTATGTCTTCCTCTCGTCGAACGATTATTTTGATAGACGAAACCAAAGAGGTTGATGTTTTAGGTGCATTCGGAGTCCCTGTAGAAATCTTGCTGTTTGGCGCTAACTCTACTGTTCGTAGATTGAATGAGATGGGGTATTCAGGTTGTTTTCGCAAAAAAAATAATGAAATTGTTTTCAGTGATAACGGGAATCCTATATTCGATATTAGTTATCCAAAACAATTTTTTGATCCGAGCGAAGATATAAGCAAGATTTTGTCTATTCCCGGAGTTGTTGAAGTGGGATTGATTGTGGGGGGATATTATGATGTTTGGGTTGGCTCTTCAGACGGAAGTGTACGAAAAAAGATTTCTCAAAAGAAGGGGAAAGAATGA
- a CDS encoding bifunctional nuclease family protein, with protein sequence MSTGKTNSFVPLTFQKLVNFRNYAGIVLGNREKNFAIYGHPSMAESFCFRSSVEGIEDHSRPLSHDLLNFVLSGLDVKVLYVLINDYKDSVFYSRIFLEAGAVGELTRIVEVDARPSDSIPLALANKAPVFCLQSVFDSVVCYEE encoded by the coding sequence ATGAGTACAGGTAAAACTAATTCCTTTGTTCCGCTAACATTTCAAAAGCTAGTAAATTTTCGTAATTATGCTGGTATTGTTTTAGGTAACAGAGAGAAGAACTTTGCCATATATGGACATCCTTCTATGGCGGAGTCTTTCTGTTTTCGCTCTAGTGTAGAAGGGATCGAAGATCACTCTAGGCCTCTTTCCCATGATTTGCTAAATTTTGTGCTGTCTGGTCTGGATGTTAAAGTGTTATACGTTCTAATTAACGATTACAAAGATAGTGTTTTTTATAGTCGAATTTTTCTTGAGGCTGGTGCTGTCGGGGAGCTTACTAGGATCGTGGAGGTAGATGCTCGGCCTAGCGATAGTATTCCTTTAGCATTGGCTAATAAAGCTCCAGTGTTTTGCTTGCAAAGTGTTTTTGATAGTGTCGTTTGTTATGAAGAGTAG
- a CDS encoding YqgE/AlgH family protein, producing the protein MSKKSYVPLKKGVFLIASPDIDKSVFSRSVILLCEHSVAGSFGLMLNRTLALDLSDEIFSLENVTNENARFCMGGPIQANQMMLLHTCGYMPDQTLEICPSVYLGGDVNFLQEMASNPSSPSLCLCFGYSGWQGGQLEKEFLEGQWFTSQASSQKIFNSNPETLWQDLLGEMGARYASLATVPENLLLN; encoded by the coding sequence ATGTCAAAAAAATCTTATGTCCCCTTAAAGAAAGGCGTTTTTCTTATAGCTTCTCCAGATATAGATAAGAGTGTTTTTTCTCGGAGTGTTATTCTGCTTTGTGAGCATAGCGTTGCTGGTTCTTTCGGATTGATGTTAAATAGGACGTTGGCTTTGGACTTGTCCGATGAGATTTTTTCTTTAGAAAATGTTACTAATGAGAATGCGCGTTTCTGCATGGGGGGCCCTATTCAAGCAAATCAGATGATGTTGCTACATACTTGTGGATATATGCCTGATCAAACGTTGGAAATTTGTCCTTCGGTGTATCTTGGCGGGGATGTCAACTTTTTACAGGAGATGGCATCTAACCCTTCTAGCCCTTCTTTGTGTCTTTGTTTTGGGTATTCAGGATGGCAGGGGGGGCAGTTAGAAAAGGAATTTTTAGAGGGGCAGTGGTTCACTAGCCAAGCCTCTTCACAAAAAATTTTTAATTCTAATCCAGAAACTTTATGGCAGGATCTCTTAGGAGAGATGGGGGCCAGGTATGCCTCCTTAGCAACTGTGCCAGAGAACCTGTTGTTAAATTAA
- a CDS encoding glutamate-1-semialdehyde 2,1-aminomutase, with the protein MSDLCPPLEKETQKYSFERALSVFPGGVNSPVRACKAVGVPPPVIAKAQGHTITSSEGQEFVDFCCSWGSLIHGHAYSGITSSVSESLSAGTSYGLTSVQEIQFAELILSSSEFSGCQMRFVSSGTEAAMTAIRLARGVTRRQIVVKFVGGYHGHADVLMKDSFIEDIVEGRVEKSFLWGDFPLLSVHYNDVDGLRTCMELFKDQVAAIIIEPIAANMGLILPSKEFVEEIAASCQKYGCLLIADEVVTGYRLKIGGFAEVLQWDPDIRIFGKIIGGGFPVAAVVAKKELMEYLAPQGQVFQAGTLSGNPVAMIAGRAAVQACMVPSFYSQLLAKTEVLIGPARSLIAEHSLPVQLVSEGSMFGFFFSESPVTNLEESSSCEIDKFVRFYKEVFDSGVYLSPSPFEVNFVSGAHDLSVLEVSSEKLCRALLKTFDL; encoded by the coding sequence ATGTCTGATCTTTGCCCTCCATTAGAAAAAGAAACTCAAAAGTATTCCTTTGAACGAGCTTTAAGTGTTTTCCCGGGAGGAGTGAATTCGCCCGTCCGTGCTTGCAAAGCTGTCGGGGTTCCTCCTCCGGTCATTGCCAAAGCGCAAGGACATACGATTACTTCCTCAGAGGGACAAGAGTTTGTAGATTTTTGTTGTTCATGGGGATCCTTGATTCATGGTCATGCGTATTCTGGCATAACTTCTAGTGTTTCCGAGTCATTAAGTGCGGGGACTTCTTACGGGTTGACTTCTGTTCAAGAAATTCAATTTGCAGAGCTAATACTTTCTTCTTCAGAATTTTCTGGATGTCAGATGCGGTTTGTTTCTTCTGGTACAGAGGCTGCCATGACAGCTATAAGATTGGCTAGAGGTGTTACTCGGCGACAGATAGTGGTGAAGTTTGTTGGAGGCTACCATGGTCATGCAGATGTGCTAATGAAAGATTCTTTTATAGAGGATATTGTTGAAGGAAGAGTAGAAAAATCTTTCTTATGGGGAGACTTCCCTTTGTTGTCTGTCCACTACAACGATGTAGATGGGCTGAGAACTTGTATGGAGTTATTTAAGGATCAGGTGGCGGCCATCATTATTGAGCCCATAGCGGCTAATATGGGTTTAATTTTACCAAGCAAAGAATTTGTGGAGGAGATAGCTGCAAGCTGTCAGAAATATGGTTGTTTGTTAATAGCAGACGAGGTTGTTACAGGATATCGTTTGAAGATAGGTGGTTTTGCAGAAGTTTTGCAATGGGATCCAGATATTCGTATTTTTGGAAAAATTATTGGTGGAGGATTCCCTGTTGCGGCCGTTGTTGCTAAGAAAGAGCTTATGGAGTACTTAGCTCCTCAGGGACAAGTTTTTCAGGCAGGCACACTGTCTGGGAATCCCGTAGCAATGATCGCTGGACGAGCAGCTGTGCAGGCGTGTATGGTTCCTTCATTCTATTCCCAGCTTTTGGCTAAAACAGAAGTTTTGATTGGCCCTGCTCGCTCTTTGATTGCAGAACATTCCTTGCCTGTTCAGCTTGTCAGTGAAGGATCAATGTTTGGCTTTTTCTTTTCGGAGTCTCCAGTAACGAATTTAGAGGAGTCTAGTTCTTGTGAAATTGATAAATTTGTGCGTTTCTACAAAGAAGTTTTTGATTCAGGGGTTTATCTCTCCCCATCGCCTTTTGAGGTAAATTTTGTTTCTGGGGCGCACGATTTGTCTGTGCTAGAGGTGTCATCAGAAAAGCTTTGTCGGGCGCTTCTTAAGACTTTTGATTTGTGA
- a CDS encoding MlaE family ABC transporter permease: MGEGVKNVLFKILAFLRYLPEGIGRWVYFVFSVARTFSFRRYNIKAFFCQCYEIGVSSLPVALFTGGFTGIVLSLQSYYQLGVHGLSFAIGFFVVKSMLVEVGPVLTALILAGRVGGAIAAFIGTIRMTEQACAMRTMGVNPFEYFALPRVLAGMFVTPIVSIISSWAGILSGWLLCVAGFHMRSSEYWGMVFGNIGYEDLFIILVKALLFGFVITSTSCYRGFQVNKAANEVCAVTTSAVVSSYIALIFLNSLVTIIFNMVF; the protein is encoded by the coding sequence ATGGGCGAAGGGGTAAAGAACGTTCTTTTCAAAATTTTAGCATTTCTTCGCTATTTGCCAGAAGGAATTGGAAGGTGGGTGTACTTTGTTTTTTCTGTAGCAAGGACCTTTTCTTTCAGGAGATATAATATAAAAGCTTTTTTTTGTCAGTGTTATGAAATAGGGGTATCTTCATTGCCAGTGGCCCTCTTCACCGGAGGGTTTACTGGTATTGTTTTGTCTTTACAGTCGTATTATCAGTTGGGGGTACATGGCCTGTCGTTTGCTATAGGTTTTTTTGTTGTTAAGAGCATGCTTGTTGAAGTAGGGCCCGTTCTTACGGCGTTGATATTAGCGGGTCGTGTTGGGGGAGCTATAGCAGCATTCATAGGAACGATACGGATGACAGAGCAGGCTTGTGCTATGAGAACAATGGGAGTAAATCCTTTTGAATATTTTGCCCTGCCAAGGGTTTTAGCAGGAATGTTTGTTACGCCAATAGTGTCTATAATTTCTTCTTGGGCAGGGATTCTATCCGGATGGCTTCTCTGTGTTGCAGGATTTCATATGAGAAGTTCTGAATACTGGGGAATGGTCTTTGGTAACATAGGATATGAAGATTTATTCATAATTTTAGTTAAGGCTTTGCTCTTTGGTTTTGTTATTACTTCTACAAGCTGTTACAGGGGTTTTCAGGTGAATAAAGCAGCTAATGAAGTTTGTGCTGTGACAACTTCGGCTGTTGTTTCTTCTTACATTGCCTTAATATTTCTTAATAGTTTGGTTACCATCATTTTTAACATGGTTTTCTGA
- a CDS encoding ABC transporter ATP-binding protein: MFRFTKIRDRKSDLEYPGIFNNRLIIVDRISKSYSDSQGSPKTVLDRVSLELYVGELLVVLGKSGTGKSVLLRHIVGLEKPDSGRVYYAPELRDDRGGLKKNSVGLVFQGGALFDFLSVRENIAFPLRFHKDSLPREKDEQEEVIRSKVSQALFEVGLEGIEDCMPSELSGGMRKRVSLARSMVYSPKVLLYDEPTSGLDPITSREISQLIVRLRKDKGVCGIVVTHDMSLARDIADRIAVHHEGRLESLSSFSSDAYSKHPLLSQFFQSNVYL, encoded by the coding sequence ATGTTTCGTTTTACTAAAATAAGGGATCGCAAGTCTGATTTAGAGTATCCAGGGATCTTTAATAATAGATTGATCATTGTGGATAGAATTAGTAAGAGTTACTCGGATAGCCAAGGAAGTCCTAAAACTGTGTTAGATAGAGTTAGTCTGGAACTATATGTAGGCGAGCTTTTGGTTGTTTTGGGTAAGTCTGGAACAGGGAAGAGTGTGCTGTTGAGACATATCGTGGGTTTAGAAAAGCCTGATTCTGGTAGGGTTTATTATGCGCCCGAGTTGAGGGATGATCGAGGGGGATTGAAAAAGAATTCTGTAGGATTAGTTTTTCAAGGTGGAGCCTTATTTGATTTCCTTTCCGTCAGAGAAAATATTGCGTTCCCTTTACGATTTCATAAAGATTCTTTGCCTAGAGAAAAGGACGAGCAAGAGGAAGTTATTAGAAGTAAGGTATCACAAGCCTTATTTGAAGTGGGGTTAGAAGGCATAGAGGATTGTATGCCTTCCGAGCTCTCTGGAGGAATGCGAAAGAGAGTGTCTTTGGCTAGGTCTATGGTTTATTCTCCTAAGGTGCTTCTCTATGATGAGCCTACTTCTGGTTTGGATCCAATTACAAGTCGAGAGATTTCTCAATTAATAGTTAGGCTGCGTAAAGATAAGGGTGTTTGTGGGATAGTAGTAACGCACGACATGAGTCTGGCCAGAGACATAGCTGATAGGATTGCAGTGCACCATGAGGGGCGTTTAGAAAGTTTGAGCAGCTTTAGTTCGGATGCCTACAGCAAGCATCCCTTGTTGAGTCAATTTTTTCAAAGTAATGTTTATTTATAG